In Melitaea cinxia chromosome 4, ilMelCinx1.1, whole genome shotgun sequence, a single genomic region encodes these proteins:
- the LOC123670318 gene encoding uncharacterized protein LOC123670318 isoform X2 has product MPELRCTRCESDVPFCLATVSHTPAPLSLTMPELRCTRCESDVPFCLATVSHTPAPLSLTMPELRCTRCESDVPFCLATVSHTPAPLSLTMPELRCTRCESDVPFCLATVSHTPAPLSLTMPELRCTRCESDVPFCLATVSHTPAPLSLTMPELRCTRCESDVPFCLATVSHTPAPLSLTMPELRCTRCESDVPFCLATVSHTPAPLSLTMPELRCTRCESDVPFCLATVSHTPAPLSLTMPELRCTRCESDVPFCLATVSHTPAPLSLTMPELRCTRCESDVPFCLATVSHTPAPLSLTMPELRCTRCESDVPFCLATVSHTPAPLSLTMPELRCTRCESDVPFCLATVSHTPAPLSLTMPELRCTRCESDVPFCLATVSHTPAPLSLTMPELRCTRCESDVPFCLATVSHTPAPLSLTMPELRCTRCESDVPFCLATVSHTPAPLSLTMPELRCTRCESDVPFCLATVSHTPAPLSLTMPELRCTRCESDVPFCLATVSHTPAPLSLTMPELRCTRCESDVPFCLATVSHTPAPLSLTMPELRCTRCESDVPFCLATVSHTPAPLSLTMPELRCTRCESDVPFCLATVSHTPAPLSLTMPELRCTRCESDVPFCLATVSHTPAPLSLTMPELRCTRCESDVPFCLATVSHTPAPLSLTMPELRCTRCESDVPFCLATVSHTPAPLSLTMPELRCTRCESDVPFCLATVSHTPAPLSLTMPELRCTRCESDVPFCLATVSHTPAPLSLTMPELRCTRCESDVPFCLATVSHTPAPLSLTMPELRCTRCESDVPFCLATVSHTPAPLSLTMPELRCTRCESDVPFCLATVSHTPAPLSLTMPELRCTRCESDVPFCLATVSHTPAPLSLTMPELRCTRCESDVPFCLATVSHTPAPLSLTMPELRCTRCESDVPFCLATVSHTPAPLSLTMPELRCTRCESDVPFCLATVSHTPAPLSLTMPELRCTRCESDVPFCLATVSHTPAPLSLTMPELRCTRCESDVPFCLATVSHTPAPLSLTMPELRCTRCESDVPFCLATVSHTPAPLSLTMPELRCTRCESDVPFCLATVSHTPAPLSLTMPELRCTRCESDVPFCLATVSHTPAPLSLTMPELRCTRCESDVPFCLATGMHIVKDDLTACPECDFPAILSEFKELLRDEGKCPMCGEAVDYRRLVKIDDVTLYLDFKTGE; this is encoded by the exons ATGCCGGAGCtgcgctgcacgcgctgcgaGAGCGACGTGCCCTTCTGCCTCGCCACCGTGAGCCACACTCCAGCACCTCTCTCACTTACAATGCCGGAGCtgcgctgcacgcgctgcgaGAGCGACGTGCCCTTCTGCCTCGCCACCGTGAGCCACACTCCAGCACCTCTCTCACTTACAATGCCGGAGCtgcgctgcacgcgctgcgaGAGCGACGTGCCCTTCTGCCTCGCCACCGTGAGCCACACTCCAGCACCTCTCTCACTTACAATGCCGGAGCtgcgctgcacgcgctgcgaGAGCGACGTGCCCTTCTGCCTCGCCACCGTGAGCCACACTCCAGCACCTCTCTCACTTACAATGCCGGAGCtgcgctgcacgcgctgcgaGAGCGACGTGCCCTTCTGCCTCGCCACCGTGAGCCACACTCCAGCACCTCTCTCACTTACAATGCCGGAGCtgcgctgcacgcgctgcgaGAGCGACGTGCCCTTCTGCCTCGCCACCGTGAGCCACACTCCAGCACCTCTCTCACTTACAATGCCGGAGCtgcgctgcacgcgctgcgaGAGCGACGTGCCCTTCTGCCTCGCCACCGTGAGCCACACTCCAGCACCTCTCTCACTTACAATGCCGGAGCtgcgctgcacgcgctgcgaGAGCGACGTGCCCTTCTGCCTCGCCACCGTGAGCCACACTCCAGCACCTCTCTCACTTACAATGCCGGAGCtgcgctgcacgcgctgcgaGAGCGACGTGCCCTTCTGCCTCGCCACCGTGAGCCACACTCCAGCACCTCTCTCACTTACAATGCCGGAGCtgcgctgcacgcgctgcgaGAGCGACGTGCCCTTCTGCCTCGCCACCGTGAGCCACACTCCAGCACCTCTCTCACTTACAATGCCGGAGCtgcgctgcacgcgctgcgaGAGCGACGTGCCCTTCTGCCTCGCCACCGTGAGCCACACTCCAGCACCTCTCTCACTTACAATGCCGGAGCtgcgctgcacgcgctgcgaGAGCGACGTGCCCTTCTGCCTCGCCACCGTGAGCCACACTCCAGCACCTCTCTCACTTACAATGCCGGAGCtgcgctgcacgcgctgcgaGAGCGACGTGCCCTTCTGCCTCGCCACCGTGAGCCACACTCCAGCACCTCTCTCACTTACAATGCCGGAGCtgcgctgcacgcgctgcgaGAGCGACGTGCCCTTCTGCCTCGCCACCGTGAGCCACACTCCAGCACCTCTCTCACTTACAATGCCGGAGCtgcgctgcacgcgctgcgaGAGCGACGTGCCCTTCTGCCTCGCCACCGTGAGCCACACTCCAGCACCTCTCTCACTTACAATGCCGGAGCtgcgctgcacgcgctgcgaGAGCGACGTGCCCTTCTGCCTCGCCACCGTGAGCCACACTCCAGCACCTCTCTCACTTACAATGCCGGAGCtgcgctgcacgcgctgcgaGAGCGACGTGCCCTTCTGCCTCGCCACCGTGAGCCACACTCCAGCACCTCTCTCACTTACAATGCCGGAGCtgcgctgcacgcgctgcgaGAGCGACGTGCCCTTCTGCCTCGCCACCGTGAGCCACACTCCAGCACCTCTCTCACTTACAATGCCGGAGCtgcgctgcacgcgctgcgaGAGCGACGTGCCCTTCTGCCTCGCCACCGTGAGCCACACTCCAGCACCTCTCTCACTTACAATGCCGGAGCtgcgctgcacgcgctgcgaGAGCGACGTGCCCTTCTGCCTCGCCACCGTGAGCCACACTCCAGCACCTCTCTCACTTACAATGCCGGAGCtgcgctgcacgcgctgcgaGAGCGACGTGCCCTTCTGCCTCGCCACCGTGAGCCACACTCCAGCACCTCTCTCACTTACAATGCCGGAGCtgcgctgcacgcgctgcgaGAGCGACGTGCCCTTCTGCCTCGCCACCGTGAGCCACACTCCAGCACCTCTCTCACTTACAATGCCGGAGCtgcgctgcacgcgctgcgaGAGCGACGTGCCCTTCTGCCTCGCCACCGTGAGCCACACTCCAGCACCTCTCTCACTTACAATGCCGGAGCtgcgctgcacgcgctgcgaGAGCGACGTGCCCTTCTGCCTCGCCACCGTGAGCCACACTCCAGCACCTCTCTCACTTACAATGCCGGAGCtgcgctgcacgcgctgcgaGAGCGACGTGCCCTTCTGCCTCGCCACCGTGAGCCACACTCCAGCACCTCTCTCACTTACAATGCCGGAGCtgcgctgcacgcgctgcgaGAGCGACGTGCCCTTCTGCCTCGCCACCGTGAGCCACACTCCAGCACCTCTCTCACTTACAATGCCGGAGCtgcgctgcacgcgctgcgaGAGCGACGTGCCCTTCTGCCTCGCCACCGTGAGCCACACTCCAGCACCTCTCTCACTTACAATGCCGGAGCtgcgctgcacgcgctgcgaGAGCGACGTGCCCTTCTGCCTCGCCACCGTGAGCCACACTCCAGCACCTCTCTCACTTACAATGCCGGAGCtgcgctgcacgcgctgcgaGAGCGACGTGCCCTTCTGCCTCGCCACCGTGAGCCACACTCCAGCACCTCTCTCACTTACAATGCCGGAGCtgcgctgcacgcgctgcgaGAGCGACGTGCCCTTCTGCCTCGCCACCGTGAGCCACACTCCAGCACCTCTCTCACTTACAATGCCGGAGCtgcgctgcacgcgctgcgaGAGCGACGTGCCCTTCTGCCTCGCCACCGTGAGCCACACTCCAGCACCTCTCTCACTTACAATGCCGGAGCtgcgctgcacgcgctgcgaGAGCGACGTGCCCTTCTGCCTCGCCACCGTGAGCCACACTCCAGCACCTCTCTCACTTACAATGCCGGAGCtgcgctgcacgcgctgcgaGAGCGACGTGCCCTTCTGCCTCGCCACCGTGAGCCACACTCCAGCACCTCTCTCACTTACAATGCCGGAGCtgcgctgcacgcgctgcgaGAGCGACGTGCCCTTCTGCCTCGCCACCGTGAGCCACACTCCAGCACCTCTCTCACTTACAATGCCGGAGCtgcgctgcacgcgctgcgaGAGCGACGTGCCCTTCTGCCTCGCCACCGTGAGCCACACTCCAGCACCTCTCTCACTTACAATGCCGGAGCtgcgctgcacgcgctgcgaGAGCGACGTGCCCTTCTGCCTCGCCACCGTGAGCCACACTCCAGCACCTCTCTCACTTACAATGCCGGAGCtgcgctgcacgcgctgcgaGAGCGACGTGCCCTTCTGCCTCGCCACCGTGAGCCACACTCCAGCACCTCTCTCACTTACAATGCCGGAGCtgcgctgcacgcgctgcgaGAGCGACGTGCCCTTCTGCCTCGCCACC GGTATGCACATTGTTAAAGACGATTTAACTGCGTGTCCAGAATGCGACTTCCCAGCGATACTGTCAGAGTTTAAAga ACTGTTGCGTGATGAAGGCAAGTGTCCGATGTGCGGCGAGGCTGTGGACTATCGAAGACTCGTCAAAATAGACGACGTAACTCTATATTTAGACTTTAAGACCGGCGAATAA